The Candidatus Cloacimonadaceae bacterium DNA window TGATGTCGTGGCTCACTATCTTGGCATTCGAGCCCAGATAGTGGATCACATCGATGGTTTTCACATCCTTGGAGTTGTTGCGCAGGGTCACCTGGATGGTGCGTTCGGAGACGTTGCGTCCGATGGTTTGCTGGTCTTTGACCATGGTGCTTGCCACGAGGTCGAAAGCTTTGCCGGTGGTGATGGTCACTTCCTCGTTTTTGCTGGTGTGATTGATGCGGTCTTCGCCGATGAATTCGAGATTTCCGTCGCTATCCTGTTTATAGACCTTGATCGTGCCTTTGGGCAGGGCTTTGCCGATGCCGTTTTCCTCGGTGTTTTTGAAACGGATGATGCTCTTCACGCCATCGCTCCAGAGTTGGTATTCATAAACCGCTTTGGCTTTGACGTTTTGGGTGGGATAAAGAGCGATCTGTTTGGTTTGGTTATTGGCAAAAGACACCTTTTGGTCGAGTGTGTACATGTGAAAATCATGGAAAGCCTTTGCTTCGAATTCGGGAGCGACTGCCGCCATCATGGTATCCGAGCTCTCCATTTTCATTCTTCCCATGCCTCCGCCATAGCCGATTTCGTCAAAGACGCGGTTGATGTCCCCGGCGATGAGTTTTAGGTTCACGTCCGTGAAAGCTCTGCCGCTGCGGTTGTTGATCGTCACCCATGAATTGGTCGCGAGGAGCTTTTCGTCCCAGACGCAGTTATAGGTGACGTCCCAACTGAAACCGCCGCTAAGGTAAGTGAGCTGGACGGGGAATTTGCCTTCTTTCTCCGCGATCAACCCCCAGCGCAGCGTTGGTTTAGTATAGAAATTATCCGGCAGGCTGGCAAGCTGGATGATTTGCGTCTCGGCATCGGAAATCACCAACATGCGGTTGGTGCTGTTTTCGATCAAACCGAGGCTGCTGCCGTCAAAGAACTTCAAAATACCGGTGAGGCGGGAATTATCCTTGGTGATCAGGGTCACTTCCTTGTCCAGATACTTTGCCATGATCTGCCATTTACCGGCGAGGTCATATTCATAGTTCTGCTCTGCTACGCGGATGCCGCCACCCAAGGCACTCACGATCACCGAAACCGGCTGGATGCGTGAAGTGATGTCGTCAAAATTGATTTCCTGTCTGCCCTTTTTCAATTGCAGCTCGAAATTACTGCGCACCAACGACAAATCGTCGTTGTAGATCGTGATCCAATCCTCTGCGAACGCGATACCTGCCAACAACAGCAGC harbors:
- a CDS encoding DUF4139 domain-containing protein, with the protein product MSRKICLAMLLLLLAGIAFAEDWITIYNDDLSLVRSNFELQLKKGRQEINFDDITSRIQPVSVIVSALGGGIRVAEQNYEYDLAGKWQIMAKYLDKEVTLITKDNSRLTGILKFFDGSSLGLIENSTNRMLVISDAETQIIQLASLPDNFYTKPTLRWGLIAEKEGKFPVQLTYLSGGFSWDVTYNCVWDEKLLATNSWVTINNRSGRAFTDVNLKLIAGDINRVFDEIGYGGGMGRMKMESSDTMMAAVAPEFEAKAFHDFHMYTLDQKVSFANNQTKQIALYPTQNVKAKAVYEYQLWSDGVKSIIRFKNTEENGIGKALPKGTIKVYKQDSDGNLEFIGEDRINHTSKNEEVTITTGKAFDLVASTMVKDQQTIGRNVSERTIQVTLRNNSKDVKTIDVIHYLGSNAKIVSHDIKPEIDTNNKATFKVEIRPDTQVIFNFKERTEY